ACGTGTATCGTCGGGCGGTCCGGCGGGTCGGCTCAGAGCCCCAGCGCGGTCGTCACCGGAATCCCGGCGGCGACCGCGCCGAGTACGTACCCCGCGAGCACGCTCGCGTTCAGCGGCGGCAGGCCCGCGTGGACCCCCTCGAAGCGTTCGAGGATGTAGGTCAACGCGGCGAGGCCGACGACGCCGCCCGCGACGGCCCCCAGCGCCGGGAGGTTCGCGCCGAGCGCCGGGACGACGACCGGCGCGTCGAGGAAGTGGGCCGCGCTGACCGCGAGCATCCCGGGGATCAGCGCGTCGCCGAGGCCGAGTATCGTCGCCGGGAACCCGTCTCCGCCGGCGTCGCCCCCGTCGCCCCCGTCTTCGTCGTCGACGCCGAGGCCGCCGAGGTCGGTCTCGCGGTAGGAGAAGTCACGCGATTCGGGGACGACGAACACCAGCGGGGCCTTCATCGACCCGGCGCCGGCCGCGACCTCCTTCATGTGCCCGGAGCCGTACACGGCGTAGGCGTCGTAGGCCGCCCAGACGACGAGGAGGACGACGATGGGGAGCGGCCCGAAGCTGAGGCCGAGCATGGCCACGCCCGCGGCGCCGCCGACGACCGCGGCGACGTTCAGCACGTACCACTCGGGGTGGCGCCACAGGGCCGCGGCGGTGAGGACGGCGACGGCGACCGGCAGGGGACTCGCGGGCAGGCCCACGAGCGCGGGGTCGTCGGTCACGAGGCGGCCGAGACCGGTGC
The Salinilacihabitans rarus DNA segment above includes these coding regions:
- a CDS encoding presenilin family intramembrane aspartyl protease PSH gives rise to the protein MTDEAARGDATVAPDAGSAGPGLGASVPRLGVAACYFATVLGGLALADEAAALGLVLFDDPGQVGNVGVFAAMVLGFTVVLVAAVRYDRGLDLVRLLLVGSFGILVADAVVLGTGLGRLVTDDPALVGLPASPLPVAVAVLTAAALWRHPEWYVLNVAAVVGGAAGVAMLGLSFGPLPIVVLLVVWAAYDAYAVYGSGHMKEVAAGAGSMKAPLVFVVPESRDFSYRETDLGGLGVDDEDGGDGGDAGGDGFPATILGLGDALIPGMLAVSAAHFLDAPVVVPALGANLPALGAVAGGVVGLAALTYILERFEGVHAGLPPLNASVLAGYVLGAVAAGIPVTTALGL